Part of the Ammospiza nelsoni isolate bAmmNel1 chromosome 25, bAmmNel1.pri, whole genome shotgun sequence genome, ACCCCCCAAGCAGCAAAACCAAGCTTATTTTgttagagaaataaaatttcttcatCATTACCCATCTCTGTAGCCTAACTGTGGGTGAAATGACACAAATATGGTGTCTAGAACTTCCAGTACATCTTGGTTTTACTGGTACAAATTGGAAAAGGTGCACAGAATTcaatgtcctgagctggaggggacccacaaggatcacccaaatccagctcctggccctgcaccccaacaatcccaccatGTCTGGGCACTTTTGAGAGgtttcaaaatataaaaaaagagtattttaatAGTCCTTATTAAACCAACCCAGTCTGAGATCCTAATTTTGAGACAAAGACTTCTACTGCCATCAATTAATGATCCAAATTTAAATCAGTTTGATATGTTAAGCATTTATGTGCTTATTTTCTTTGAGAGAAATAAATCTTGAACATATGATCTACTAAAGATTCATCTCATACTAATAAATTTTacagaaatccttttccagACAAAAGTGCCAAAACATTTAAATGCTCTGTCTTAATTAGCTGCTGTTTTCCTTATTATAACATGAAGATTTAATGAAATTTGATGGATAATTCACTTCTGAACACTCAAGAGAGGTTGTCTGGTCTGGGGGGTTTTATACTTTGTTTATATAAACCCCACCTCTCTACAAGTGTAAAAAACGGGCAATTTACAATAATctgtgactttttaaaaagtatttaaacCTCCTTGCAAGAGGCTTTGAGATGTGCCCCATTGCCTGCTATAAAAATTACCCAGATAATAATGCAGTTTCCTTATTTCTCCATAATTTCAGGATGGATCTTTTTAACCAAACAACACATGGGGTTCTGCTATAAAAATTATCCATGTAATACTACAGTTTCCTTGTTTATCCATAATTTCAGGATGGATCTTTTTAACCAAACAACACATGGGGATTTTGCTATAAAAGTTATCCAGATAATAATGCAGTTTCCTTATTTATCCATAATTTCAGGATGGATCTTTTTAACCAAACAACACATGGGGTTCTGCTATAAAAATTATCCATGTAATACTACAGTTTCCTTGTTTAGCCATAATTTCAGGATGGATCTTTTTGACCAAACAACACATGGGGATTTTGCTATAAAAGTTATCCAGATAATAATGCAGTTTCCTTATTTATCCATAATTTCAGGATGGATCTTTTTAACCAAACAACACATGGGGTTCTGCTATAAAAATTATCCATGtaattctgcagtttccttGTTTATCCATAATTTCAGGATGGATCTTTTTGACCAAACAACACATGGGGGTTCTGCTATAAAAATTATCCATGtaattctgcagtttccttGTTTAGCCATAATTTCAGGATGGATTTTCTAACCAAACAACACATGGGGGTTCTGCTAACAAACCAGCATGGCCTCAATGACGTGTCCATAAATACATGCAAGTCTGGACCTGTTCAACCACGTGTCTCTGTAGGATCAGCTGGCAGAGGGCATTTGCTCACAGTACATCCTCCCTCTTCCACAAAATTCCCAATCCTTGTCTTCCAACTACCTAATGTTTGGTTTCACTTCCTTCTCCTCCGCTTCATCCTCGCTGTCATCCACCTGCTGGATGACCAAGTCGTTGGAGCCGTCCTCGACGATTTCCACGTCAGACCTGTTGTCCTCTCCGTAGTGCCACCTGGAATCCTTGTCCCCGTCCTGGGGGAACTCCAGGGGCGCCTCAGCCTCCAAGTCAATGCGGATGCTGTCGATGCCAGCCTCTGCCAGGCACTCGTTGCACAGTCTGTAGCGCCGCGTGCCCTCCTGCACCACCTGGCCCGTCAGCTCCGTCACGTGCCGCTTGCACTTCCTGCAGATGGGCTTGCACGCCTGGTGGATCTGGGGAAGGCACAAGGGATGGAGTTGGGCTGTGAGGTCAAGATTTACCTCAGAAACCTGCTTCCTCCCATAaatcacctctcctttcccctcccttgcccctTGCTGAGCACTGTCTGTCAATCCTGGCATTCCAAAAGGTGCTCGAGTGATTGGCAGATTCAAAGGATGCCCTCTACCCCTGGAAGAAGAAACACCTGCCATGCAGGTGTTCTTTGTCCCTTGAGACCTCCTCTCAtgtacctggttggtggcttCCTACCCCGTCCCTCCCCACCTCTCCCGGGGTGTCGcacacatcttttatggaaaaagcctttccttaggattttttcttctgagaagctgagaggcctcaggaacaaaatgtaaacaatggttatctgctgctgtggaatgcaacaggtaaaTCTGGGATTGATCTcagagttgtttctaattaatggccaatcacagtcagctggctcagactctctgtccgagccacaagcctctgttatcattccttctttttctattcttaactagccttctgataaaatcctttcttctattcttttagtatagttttaatataatatatatcataaaacaataaatcaagccttctgaaacacggagtcagatcctcatctcttcccacatcctcagacccctgtgaacacggtcacactgGGGTTCAAAGGAACAGCAACCAAGCAACCACAGGGTTTGGgaagttctgttggagctgttgctttgttttgtgggccagaataaagctctggatcaaAACTCCATCAGAActgactcctttccttcaccatcaccttaaagcttctccacagagggaaacctgaggagcagcccttgTTGTGGGGGAAGCTCCATCTCGCAGGATGGAGTTGTTAAGCATCCACATATGGGGTTTTTGGGAGATGACTGCTGTAGGAAAGgcattttgtgctgtttttgtGAGCCAGCAAAGGCTTCCTGAAGATAAGGAAAGCCCCATATCTCTCTCAAGGAAGACACCAAAGCTATCCCCATGACAAGGTGATGGAAGAGAGAAAGTTAAAAGATATGACGTGGCTCCTTGTTCACCTATTGAGAACTTCATTTCTTTCTTATGACCAATGGGCAGTGAATGTGTCTgctaaataaatgtaaatatcttgAAAAACTATAAAGCCAACATGTTGCTATAATAAATCTCTATTATGCGCCCTTCTGATGGAGTTTTGGTGCTTTACACTGTGTTGCACTCTATAGGGACagactgtcactgtcacatttcctgaaaaatcccttcaccaggatttcttctcctgggaagctgagaagcctcagagaaaaatgaaaacaataattatctgatcagcttctcctgtgttttgctgctttggaatgtggtttggacatgGTTTGATTGGTttaatgtgaattgttttgccttaatgaccaatcactgtCCAGTTGTGTCAAACTCTGAGGAGAGAGtaatgagtttttcattattatcttgttatgccttctgtctgtatcctctctctattctttagtatagtattctttaatataatatagtaacataaaataataaattagccttctaagaacatggagtcagattcaccATTTCCTCCCTACTAGGGGGGACTGAGAAAATACCACACACAGCATTGCCTCAATTTGAAAGACATCAAACACTGAACTGCACCAGCCCAGGCACAGTAATTGCCCACTGGAGCTCTcacaggctgcagagagcagaaccTCTGCAAGCCATCAATTAGCCAACAAATTCCTCCCCTTTCCTGCAAATTATCCTTCAATTCCACTGCAACCAAACCAAATGAATTTTCTATTCCCCTCTTCTTTACGGGAGTCATTAGATCAACCAGATACACTCACACTGTGTTTAATTAGCTAGATTTACACGTTAAATAAATCATGCAGCTGCTAAAAATACTCACAGTTCGGAAATGGCTGCTGAGGTGATCCAGCCTGCTGAATCTCTTGCCACAGGCCTCGCAGGGGTACGGCCGCTCTCCCGTGTGGCAGCGGAGGTGACGCTTCAGGTCAGCTTTTCTCTTCACCACGTGGCTGCAGAATGGACACTTGAACCTCATCCTGGCCAGGTCATCTGTCAGAAAATAAtgggattaaaaataaaaaaaaatcatcaaatcGTTTTTATCAAAATCACGTCACGTAATGCCGTAGGACAAAGTGTGTTATGAGAAGAACAGCACATcgcttttattaaaataatattcatGGGTTGTTTGGGGCACAAAGGTTTTGTGTGTGCCTGTAGAACACACAGGAGTGCAACAGAGGAGGAGAGGACCATTGGCTGTATTAACACAGACCTGGTAAAGCCAGcatggacagggcttggagcaacctgggacagtgggaggtgtccctgcccatggcaaggagtGGAGCAAAATGAGctttaagatcctttccaaccaaaaccactctgtgatttcATGAAAATGAGCTTAAGAATATCCCaacttacatttatttttaaatttaataccCCAGCTACTCCAAGAactcaaaattatttcaagatCATGAGTTCAACTTTCCATACACACATTTCTGGACAATACATCTGGTTTTTTGGCAGCTGTGCTTTCCTATTGAGCAAGACCTATTTTCTCAGAGCCAGAAGAGAGGATTCTCAGGTGTCTCAACCCCACTCACCTTCAGCCCAGTTGCCCATGACTCCCAGGATGGAGGGCATGCTCCCGTACTGCTCCTCAGCTTTGGAGGACTTGGATTTACTGGAGGAGCGAGGTGATTCGtgctcctgctgggacacagccaaGCCCCTGGGCATCACCTCAGCCCCCTGGCTGAACTGGTAACCCACGTGAGGAGCTTCCACCTCGGTGTCAATGTGAACCTGCTCCTCGGGCGGCGCGGCGTGGCCGGCGGGCTCGGCAGCCCTGTCCTCCAGCTTGCTTGATTTATAGTGGGGGATgtctgcaggctgctgcagccccaggtgccGGGATTTCTTGATGGAATCCTGCCGCTGCTCGTGTTtggacagctgctgctgctgctgctgctgggcatttCTCTGAGAGCTGGGGTAATAGTTGAAATTGCTCCAAGCGTTGCCGCCCATCATGCAAGTCCCAGGGTCTGGGCTGGAGTGGGGATGTGgggggctgctctctgccctcCACCCTCCGCTGTACACACAGGATCTCTCCACGCCGTTGGAGCTCACATCTTTGTCTGACAGGCTGAAGTAGCGATCCTTCTCCTTCTCGCTGATGTCCAGCGAGGACTTGATGAAGGTTTTACACACGCTGATCACATCGGTCATCTGCAGATAGCTGGCGGCTGACATGACCTCGATCACATTCTGACCAGTGAGGGACAGTTTGCCTGAATACACAAAATCCAGGATAACTGTGAAGGTGTCAGGAGAAAAGGCCTGGAAAGTGGCTGTGGTGGACTGACTGGTCTCCTTCGAGCTCTGCGAAAGGAGCATTTTGAAGTAGCCACTGCTGGCAAACAGCACATTGCGATGGGCTTTGAAGACCTTGCCCTCCACCAGGATGTTGCAGTCACAGAACAAGTCCTGCCTGCGCTGCTCATTTAGTTGCTGCAAGAGGTGAAACTGATGAGAAGAAATCTCCATCCCAGAAAAGGTGAAATGAAACGTTGCtctgaaaaaatgaagaaaattattacattCTTGACTTCAATGCCGTGTAACTCAGCCAAAAATGTCAGACCCAATTTAAAAGCTATAATAATaccatttctttatttattccaAATAATAGCATTCCTTTAAATCTACAAATATATTTGTAAACTACGATATGCTCAACCACGGATTCATTTtccaacaggacaagagggatgACAAAGCCAAGCCCGCGTTGTTTGGCACAGACGGGTGAGCTCCAGCCGGGAGCATCCCCGTGCCCAGGCTGCGGGGCTGGATGCGGGGCTGGAGCCGTGCCGCCCGCTGGGGCTGCGCAGCCTTCCGGCAGCTCCGGGAGAACCAGGAGCCAAGAGCAGCTGCGGCTGCGACCGCGGCCGAGCCTCGAACCGGCGCTTCCGCCtcgccccgctccgcccgggCCCCGCTGCCGACAGCTCCgggggcagcgcccggccccCCCGGCATTGGCCGCGGCCGCCGTCACTCACCCACCCGGTCCCCGGGACGCCCGACGCTGCCGGAGCCGCCCGGTCCCGCTCCCACCTCGGGGACCGCAGCGCCCGCCAGCCCCGGCCGGGCTGCGCTGCCTTCCGCCCTCACGGACCGCCCCGAGCCGGGCGCGCCGCCCGCGGGAACGGAGCCGCGGCTCCGCCGGAGCCCCCCGTGTGTGTCCCCCCCgcccggtgcccggtgcccagcgcccggtgccgctcccggcccgccgcccgcagcccccTCCGCCTGCAGCgcccccgctgccgccgcccgccccgcgcagcCCCTTTGTGTCCGCGCCCGGGGCTGCAAATGGCGCCCGCCGGGGACGCGGCAGCGCCGGCACCGAGCGGCTCCGGGCGGCTCCGGGCGGCTCCGGGCGGCACCGAGCGGCACCAAAGCGCCCGTGGCCGCTGCGGAGCCCCGCGCCCTCCTCACCGCCCCTCACAGCCCGGCTGGCTCCGGGCGGCCCGTTCCGCCCCACTCCCAGCGCCCTGCCCGGCCTACCGGCGTGCGGGAGCCGCCACTCACCGGCGGGGAGCTGCGGGCGCTGCCGCCGAGCCGGGGGAACGGGCGGGCGGTGGCTGCGGGATCCCCGGCCCCGCCTCGGGGCTCGCCGTGCCTGCAGGCGccgcgccgccgctcccgcagcCCTGCGAGCCCGAGCGGCACAGAAACAAAAGGTATTTGCTGACGTGGGCGTTGGACAGAGACGCCcgagggctggggacacaatTAAAGGGGCAACGCAGCGATCGCAGCCGCAGCCCCGCGCCTGCCCCGGCCCCAGCAGCGGGGATGGGATGCCCTGGATGCCTCCTTTTCACACCTTTATCTATAGCAGGGGCCTCGATGACCCAaatccttctcctttctcttgcAGCATCCTCCAAAGGAGATGTGAcatcttcttttctctgttgGGATCTGTTATCTTCTGAAGAAAGCATGGCTGAAAGCGAAACCTGAACCTCTCACCTTCTCTCCCTCGAAGTTTAGtgtctttctccttcctcttcttaCCACCAgggttttttctgtgattttgacGCCCTagttatttttcataaatatttattttcccatgGAAACCGTTCTTCCTTAACCCAGGCCTTTGTGGCATTTTTGGCCTTCCCTTCTCTAACTTCAGACATTCCACCTTGAAACAATTTATCTTTCTTTGCAAGTGTAGCAAAATTGACTAAAGACTTTATCTAAAGATAACAATCCAAAGGCTCTTTCCTTTAATCATTAGAACCGCTCTCCCACTAATTCATATACATTTATTCATCTTCAATTTATATCCATTCATattttgcatatatatatagtatatatatgtgtatgtatgtatgaaTGTATAtgtaataatattaattttccagcttatttccccatttttcataaattttctTAGTTTTGTAGATTCTTCTTTCAAACCCAGGCCTAAAATCTTCATTCTGCTTCTATGAGATTCTAAATTAAACATTCTTGAACATGGAACAACTGGAATTCACCCCAGCTTCTCACAGCTCTTACCACTGAGAAATAAACAATTTAATCAACTAAACCATCAGATTGTTTAATATATAAACCAGAATATTTATTTGTAGTATCAGGTTTTAATACCATTTggattaatttctttaaagcTTATTTTTGCCTGTCAAGCCAAGTAAGTAGCagcttttttaatttaacatggaaccacagaatcccaggatggtttgggctggaaaggacctgaaagaccatgggcagggacaccttgttGCTCAACATTCTACATAATTTGGGCAGAAATGTAGAAAAAACTATTTTATCAGCTGAAAGCTTCCCTTGGAAAAGAATTATCTGGAGgtatttgttctgtttgacttgcCTGGGTGGTGCTTTCACTCCTGTCTGTGAGCTTTGTGTCAATGTCAACAGGAGCTTGAGGGTTCTCCTTCTGCcaggagaatttaaaaaatatgggGGGAAATTTCAGTGCTATCTGGAGTAGCTTAATTAGAATTTTTACAGATGCTACAAGTGCTTTGGATCCACAGAACAAACTTTGCTTTTCTCATCCATGGGGCTGATTTCATCCTGTTGTGCACAGTAATGCATCCCAAACAATCCCAGACAtcagagaggattttttttaggTCGTGTTTCTAAATTTTAGAGCTAATTTCAGCTGAGAAAGTTCCACTTGAGCTGTTGTTTGGAGAGTTTATCCAGAGGGAATGTGCTTGGCAGCTGTGTGAAGGAGGTGAAGGAGCTGCTCCTCGCAGCCAGAGTGCAAAGAGTTTGCTCTTCACactaaaaaattacatttttcttgcTCATAGAAAAATTAACATACATTTCTCTTTGGGTTTGGTAACTAAATAGGATtaacaataataatatataaCGGTATCatgtaatatattataataGTTTAATGAACAGTGGCaccaattaaaatatttctgttctcctcaaaataaatattcctcATCAATCCCAGCCTTCAGTGATGGTGCATCTTCTAACTTTAATTATGCAGGGATGTTTTTTACCAAGGAAAACTCCAGAGCCTATACTAGAACAACTTAAGGAACTGTTCAAAGCCTAGAAATTAATTAGGAATGAGATTACAATTTCCATGTGATCACTGCCAGCTTGCATTTGGGTTTTATTCATTTGCATCATCGTTCCTGTCCTCAGCTTTGCCAAGGACCAAACCAGGAGAGTTGAATCACCCAGGGTTTGAGCTCCACCTTTGtgttccagcacaaatccaagtCTTGGGTACAAACCCATGGATTACCAGGGGATCTCTTCCTTTTTCAAATGAGCAGGAAATCAGAATGTCCTGCCCTAAACCCCCAGTCCAGGGAGGAATTTTCCCTCTGGCAGCAACGCCCAGTTTAGGAAAAACCTGAGATTTGGTGGAACCCCAAATCAATTAAACAATTAAACCCTCGTTAAGCTCGTATCTTACCCAGTTTCTGGAACACCCAAATGTCCCACATTTGCATTCAGCTCACCTTGATGGCTTAGGGCTGGACCCAAACAATTCTCCTCCCCAAATCATTCCCAACTTCTCTGACCTCCgctctcctcttccttcccccacaaaaaaaatccttttcacCAAGGGTGGAGATCACCACCCTCATCCCTCTGAGTTCTTCAGCATCTCacatctttcatgaaaaaaaaaaaaataggtaaaaatGTCTACTTGCAGCGAGATTTTTTGTCAAATAttcaatataatttaaaattttctggaaAGGATAATTGGGGTGTTGTCCTCCCCACATGCATCTCCTCCTAGCTGGGATCAGTGTCTGCTTCCCAGCAAGAAAAATGAGAAGTTTCAAAAGTTGAATTAACATAAAACTACAAAgactgtttaaaaaattaataaaataaaatattatctaAAAATCTCACTTGGCTGGGGTTCAAGTGAACAGAATCCTTTTAGTCCTTTCCTTCCaaaaaacctgatttttctTGCAATCTAGCTGTCCCCAAAAATTTATATGTTGatttttaaaccaaattaatgaaatggaaacattaaatatttaattttaatgccAGAAATTGAAACGTGAGCCTCAATCTAGACACTCTCAGGTTTACTCAGTCAACATttaaagggtaaaaaaaaaatcaaagcaaccCTCTCAGAGAGTTTTATTTTCTAGACAATCAAAAAACTCCAGAATGCTCCAAGATCCACAAATATAGTTCAGTCACTTCCACAAATAAGGGTCAGTTTATAAGAATTTGTCATCATTACTGGACTAAAGGACTTGGGTTATGAAACTGTCTTACAAAACATCAGGAAATTCAACGACCACATCTGGAAGATTTACAAGGGCTTTGCACCAAGAGGTTAAATGCACTACAAACACCAGTGCAGCGTGTATTCCTTCAGTGAAATACAGTGCATTTCTGTgcaaaaatacatgaaaatgtgtatttctaaACAAAGTCAAGTACAACCAGCTAAGTTTTAAGATATGTCATCTTCACGGCCTTTAAAAACCTTTGAGAAAGAGATTCTATTAGAAATAGCTCCCctaaaaatatgatttttgaTTCTTCATCAAGCACCACAGGAAGGTTTTTTTCTAAACAGCCAACATCATTTTCTCAAAGTTTGTAGAGGCTGGATCTACAAATGGAagatttcaggaaaaaacatcCAGAAAACGAAGTGGAAAAGCACAAGAAAACGGATTTACATGAACACCCCGGTCACAAGCATGTGGATAAATAAACTCCATCCTCTTCTACACCCAAAGGCTGAAAAGActccacagaaaacaaaacaaagcagcacaaaatgaCAATTGAACAGGAACCACCGAGTTTGGTGGAAATTTCCCTGTGGAAAATCCTCCCCCCGCCCACCCGGCCCCTGACAGCTCCATTCTCTAGGCACGAACACACAAGGACAATCTCtaagggggaagggaaaagtctctgcagccactcctgcagctcccaaaggGTTCATTTTCCCTGCTCCAAGGTCTCCCCAGGCTCAGTCAGCAGAGTTCAGCCACACCAGGAGCTTCCCAACCTCGTGGAGCACGAGCCAGAGGCAGCTCAGCTGATACTCCAGCTCTTGTGACTTCTACCAATATTTACAGCGAGGTGGAATCTTCACGATTCTCAATATTCATTTGATCCCTATTTACATTCCTGCCCCACTTCCATCAGCGAGtttcccccaaaaaaaatcagatttaccCATGGCTCTCAAGGCAGAAAGTCCCTCCTTTATCACCTTTATCGCCCCGTGGTTTTGGGTGGACTCAGCAAAAATCCAGCAGTCCAAAAGACAAGCCCTGGGAGGCTGGAAGGTGCTTTTCCAAACATTCCAGCAAGATTTACAAGACCTGAGCTGATACTCCAGCTCTTGTGGCCTCTACCAATATTTACAGTGAGGTGGAATCTTCACGATTCTCAATATTCATTTGATCCCTATTTACATTCCTGCCACACTTCCATCAGCGAGTCtcccaaaaaaaatcagatttaccCATGGCTCTCAAGGCAGAAAGTCCCTCCTTTATCACCCCGTGGTTTTGGGTGGACTCACCAGCAGTCCAAAAGACAAGCCCTGGGAGGCTGGAAGGTGCTTTTCCAAACATTCCAGCGAGATTTACAAGCCCCACATTTTGCTCAAGAGCACCAAGGAGCCAAAAGCACAGCAGGATTTCAGAGGAGCTCCAAAAGTGGCACCTCCATGAGCTGTCCCTTCAATGTCCCTTAATTCAGATTGATTAAACCaggggctctggagcagggaattcTGTAAAGGTCTTGTCCTGTGCTCCAGCTCATACTAACTCCAATTTCCAGCTGTTCTGGAACAGGGATGACTGAAAATCACCCAAATTAAGggacagaaaataaatccagCACATCATCAAGAACTTGGAGCACACCACTCCAGAAGAAGTCTCTTCACCTTCTGCTCTTTGCAGCAGCCACCAATAAAgtgaattctttaaaaaaaactttatttcttctttcctcatCCTACCTGGTGTGGCAAGGAACCCTTGGCTGCACTTGTGAGAGCAGGATCACCTCTCACAAA contains:
- the ZBTB8A gene encoding zinc finger and BTB domain-containing protein 8A, which gives rise to MEISSHQFHLLQQLNEQRRQDLFCDCNILVEGKVFKAHRNVLFASSGYFKMLLSQSSKETSQSTTATFQAFSPDTFTVILDFVYSGKLSLTGQNVIEVMSAASYLQMTDVISVCKTFIKSSLDISEKEKDRYFSLSDKDVSSNGVERSCVYSGGWRAESSPPHPHSSPDPGTCMMGGNAWSNFNYYPSSQRNAQQQQQQQLSKHEQRQDSIKKSRHLGLQQPADIPHYKSSKLEDRAAEPAGHAAPPEEQVHIDTEVEAPHVGYQFSQGAEVMPRGLAVSQQEHESPRSSSKSKSSKAEEQYGSMPSILGVMGNWAEDDLARMRFKCPFCSHVVKRKADLKRHLRCHTGERPYPCEACGKRFSRLDHLSSHFRTIHQACKPICRKCKRHVTELTGQVVQEGTRRYRLCNECLAEAGIDSIRIDLEAEAPLEFPQDGDKDSRWHYGEDNRSDVEIVEDGSNDLVIQQVDDSEDEAEEKEVKPNIR